GCTGGTGTCGATATTGGCAATGTGGATGGTGGTGAAGGGCATACTCGGCGTGCCGATTTACGGCTCCATCATGCTCTACGGCTTCGGCGTGGCCGTGTATCTGTTTTCGATTGCCGCGCTGGCGGTGATGCTTGCCACGATTGCGCCGAGCATGGCGCAGTTCGGCCTCTTGATGATTCCGCTGTACATGGTGCTGCTGCTGTTTTCCGGTGTGGCCTCGCCGCGCAACAATATGCCCGCAGCGGCGCAATGGATCAGTGAATATTGGCCGAGCACGCAGTTTATTCAATTTGCCCAAAGCGTGCTGTTCCGCAATGCCGGCCTCAGCATCGTGTGGCCGCAACTGTTAGCAATGGCTTTGACCGGCTTGCTGTTTTTGGTATTTGCGTTGATGCGGTTTAGAAAAATGCTGGAGCAACAGGGCTGAGGTTTTCAGACGGCCGTCTTAGAGAAAGGAAACGTAATGGATATCCGCCATTTGCCCGATCCGCAAACACAGCTTCCCGCACGATGGCAGGCTTATGCTGCATGGCTGGCTGCACGGGGAAATCCGCCCAAATCCTACCGCGACCACCCGTTTGAATCGCCAGACGAACTGGCGGCTCTGAAAAAAGATTTCGAACGGTACGTCGGCATGTCGCTCGGTCAGTACATCCGCCTGAAACGCATCATGCACTTGCTGGCACAACGCAACAACAAACACGGCAACGAGCTGATGGTCTCTGTATCTGCCACGCCGTTGGGGCAGATGCTGGCCGTATTCAGCACACAAGGCTTGTGCCTGCTGGAGTTTCCCGAGCGCAAAATGCTGGAGAGCGAACTTTTGGCGGTGCAAAAAGCATTTCAAGCGGATT
This portion of the Neisseria canis genome encodes:
- a CDS encoding methylated-DNA--[protein]-cysteine S-methyltransferase produces the protein MDIRHLPDPQTQLPARWQAYAAWLAARGNPPKSYRDHPFESPDELAALKKDFERYVGMSLGQYIRLKRIMHLLAQRNNKHGNELMVSVSATPLGQMLAVFSTQGLCLLEFPERKMLESELLAVQKAFQADFVWRDTAHSQTLQQELNLYFEGRLKNFSTPLDPVGTPFQRQVWRELQSIPYGETRSYKQQAERIGKPQAVRAVAAANGQNKISILIPCHRVIGNNGDLTGYGGGLARKKALLALEGVISVV